One genomic segment of Nocardioides cavernaquae includes these proteins:
- a CDS encoding glutamate synthase subunit beta produces MADPKGFLKEGRQVATRRPVDERVTDWKEVYPDGGIGRTLLPIIVKQAGRCMDCGIPFCHQGCPLGNIIPEWNDLVWRNDWEGAIERLHATNNFPEFTGRLCPAPCETACVLGINQDPVTIKNVEVSIIDKAWESGFVRPQPPEWLSGKTVAVIGSGPAGLAAAQQLTRAGHTVAVYERADRIGGLLRYGIPEFKMEKAHVDRRLDQMKREGTVFRTGVNVGEDLTGAQLRERYDAVVLAMGSTVARDLPVPGRELKGIHQAMEFLPQANRAAVGDTVDGQIMATDKNVVIIGGGDTGADCLGTSIRHGAKSITQLEIMPRPTEDRPDGQPWPTYPMTYRVSSAHEEGGERVYATSTVEFLGDADGNVRALKVTEVDSKFQPVEGTEREIMAELVLFAMGFVGPEKPGVIEQLGVELDERGNVKRDLDYASSVDGVYVAGDAGRGQSLIVWAIAEGRSAAAAVDKYLTGSTTLPAPIPPTARPLMA; encoded by the coding sequence ATGGCTGACCCGAAGGGCTTTCTGAAGGAAGGCCGCCAGGTCGCGACCCGTCGCCCCGTCGACGAGCGCGTCACTGACTGGAAGGAGGTCTACCCCGATGGAGGCATCGGGCGGACCCTGCTTCCGATCATCGTCAAGCAGGCCGGGCGCTGCATGGACTGCGGCATCCCGTTCTGCCACCAGGGCTGCCCGCTCGGCAACATCATTCCCGAGTGGAACGACCTGGTCTGGCGCAACGACTGGGAAGGCGCGATCGAGCGTCTCCACGCGACCAACAACTTCCCGGAGTTCACCGGTCGCCTGTGCCCGGCTCCCTGTGAGACGGCCTGTGTCCTCGGCATCAACCAGGACCCGGTGACCATCAAGAACGTCGAGGTCTCGATCATCGACAAGGCGTGGGAGTCCGGCTTCGTCCGGCCCCAGCCGCCGGAGTGGCTCTCGGGCAAGACCGTCGCCGTCATCGGCTCGGGCCCTGCTGGCCTGGCCGCTGCGCAGCAGCTGACCCGCGCCGGTCACACGGTCGCCGTCTACGAGCGTGCCGACCGCATCGGTGGCCTGCTCCGCTACGGCATCCCCGAGTTCAAGATGGAGAAGGCGCACGTCGACCGTCGCCTCGACCAGATGAAGCGCGAGGGCACCGTCTTCCGCACCGGCGTCAACGTCGGCGAGGACCTCACCGGCGCCCAGCTCCGCGAGCGGTACGACGCAGTCGTGCTCGCCATGGGCTCGACCGTCGCCCGTGACCTGCCGGTCCCGGGCCGCGAGCTCAAGGGCATCCACCAGGCGATGGAGTTCCTGCCGCAGGCCAACCGCGCTGCTGTGGGCGACACGGTGGACGGCCAGATCATGGCCACCGACAAGAACGTCGTCATCATCGGTGGCGGTGACACGGGTGCTGACTGCCTCGGCACCTCGATCCGCCACGGCGCGAAGTCGATCACCCAGCTGGAGATCATGCCGCGTCCGACCGAGGACCGTCCCGACGGACAGCCCTGGCCGACGTACCCGATGACCTACCGCGTCTCCTCGGCCCACGAGGAGGGTGGCGAGCGCGTCTACGCCACCTCGACCGTGGAGTTCCTGGGCGACGCCGACGGCAACGTCCGCGCACTCAAGGTGACCGAGGTGGACTCGAAGTTCCAGCCGGTCGAGGGCACCGAGCGCGAGATCATGGCCGAGCTCGTGCTCTTCGCTATGGGCTTCGTCGGTCCCGAGAAGCCCGGCGTCATCGAGCAGCTCGGTGTCGAGCTCGACGAGCGTGGCAACGTCAAGCGCGACCTGGACTACGCCTCGTCCGTCGACGGCGTGTACGTCGCGGGCGACGCCGGTCGTGGGCAGTCGCTCATCGTGTGGGCGATCGCTGAGGGCCGCTCGGCTGCCGCCGCGGTGGACAAGTACCTCACCGGCTCGACGACGCTTCCCGCGCCGATCCCGCCGACCGCACGACCCCTGATGGCCTGA
- the pyk gene encoding pyruvate kinase, protein MRRAKIVCTLGPVTSSQEQIQALVDAGMDVARMNMSHGSQEDHAEVYGRVRTAADARGRGVAIFADLQGPKIRLERFSGGPVRLQKGQAWCITTRSVDGDRMVSGTTYKGLPGDVKTGDPLLIDDGKVRLRVTGVDGDDVHTEVVVGGWVSDNKGINLPGVPVNVPAMSEKDIEDLRFALALGVDFIALSFVRSAADAEDVRKIMREEGRLVPVIAKVEKPQAVDALEEIVEAFDGVMVARGDLGVECPLEQVPFIQKRIIDLCRQNAKPVIVATQMLESMIKSPAPTRAEASDVANAIIDGADAVMLSGETSVGDYPIVAVETMARILAAAEDHSLDHMRALDWNPRTTGGIIAKAAAEVAERVGAKYLVAFTTSGDSARRLSRYRGPIPILAFTPEATTRSQLSLAWGVETFKTVMVEHTDQMVRQVDEQLLKIGRVNEGDLVVIIAGSPPGIPGSTNALRVHRMGDAINEVTPAYRSLR, encoded by the coding sequence GTGCGTAGAGCAAAGATCGTGTGCACGCTGGGCCCCGTCACCTCGAGCCAGGAGCAGATCCAGGCGCTGGTCGACGCGGGCATGGACGTTGCCCGGATGAACATGAGCCACGGGTCCCAGGAGGACCACGCCGAGGTCTATGGCCGGGTGCGGACCGCAGCCGATGCCCGCGGACGCGGGGTGGCGATCTTCGCCGACCTGCAGGGGCCCAAGATCCGCCTCGAGCGCTTCTCCGGTGGGCCGGTCCGGCTGCAGAAGGGCCAGGCCTGGTGCATCACCACCCGCAGCGTCGACGGTGACCGCATGGTCAGCGGCACGACGTACAAGGGGCTGCCGGGCGATGTGAAGACCGGCGACCCGCTGCTGATCGACGACGGCAAGGTCCGGCTGCGGGTCACGGGCGTCGACGGCGACGACGTGCACACCGAGGTCGTCGTGGGCGGCTGGGTCAGTGACAACAAGGGCATCAACCTGCCCGGCGTGCCCGTGAACGTGCCCGCAATGTCGGAGAAGGACATCGAGGACCTGCGCTTCGCGCTCGCCCTGGGCGTCGACTTCATCGCCCTCTCCTTCGTGCGCAGCGCTGCTGACGCCGAGGACGTCCGCAAGATCATGCGCGAAGAGGGTCGTCTGGTCCCGGTCATCGCCAAGGTGGAGAAGCCGCAGGCGGTCGACGCGCTCGAGGAGATCGTCGAGGCATTCGACGGCGTCATGGTCGCCCGTGGTGACCTGGGCGTCGAGTGTCCGCTCGAGCAGGTTCCCTTCATCCAGAAGCGGATCATCGACCTGTGCCGGCAGAACGCGAAGCCGGTCATCGTGGCCACCCAGATGCTCGAGTCGATGATCAAGTCACCGGCGCCGACCCGCGCCGAGGCCTCCGACGTCGCCAACGCGATCATCGACGGCGCCGACGCGGTCATGCTCTCGGGCGAGACGAGCGTCGGGGACTACCCGATCGTGGCCGTCGAGACGATGGCGCGGATCCTGGCTGCCGCCGAGGACCACAGCCTCGACCACATGCGTGCCCTCGACTGGAACCCGCGCACCACGGGCGGCATCATCGCCAAGGCGGCCGCCGAGGTCGCCGAGCGGGTGGGCGCGAAGTACCTTGTCGCCTTCACCACGAGCGGCGACTCGGCCCGGCGGCTCTCGCGCTACCGCGGTCCGATCCCGATCCTCGCCTTCACCCCCGAGGCCACCACCCGCTCGCAGCTCTCGCTGGCCTGGGGTGTCGAGACCTTCAAGACCGTCATGGTCGAGCACACCGACCAGATGGTGCGGCAGGTCGACGAGCAGCTCCTCAAGATCGGTCGCGTCAACGAGGGTGACCTCGTCGTCATCATCGCCGGCTCGCCTCCGGGCATCCCCGGCTCGACCAACGCGCTGCGGGTCCACCGCATGGGTGACGCGATCAACGAGGTCACCCCGGCCTACCGCTCGCTGCGCTGA
- a CDS encoding transcriptional regulator, translating to MPHVRSDAVVASALAASDRGLADAENARIHGVAIKTIRRWRRLYQRRGLPRGQAHSHVPCPRCEEADLDQRAYAELLGWYLGDGHISLAPRGVYGLHIVNDQKYVELNRHIIELMKLVKPGGQPHTRLRPGAVITTVSWKHWPCLFPQHGPGRKHDRLIELDQWQKDIVSAHPADFVRGLFHSDGARSANWTRKLVAGEMKRYDYPRWQFSNNSDDIRALCCWALDLLDIPWKQSSWKTISVSRRPAVARLDRLIGLKA from the coding sequence GTGCCCCACGTTCGCTCGGACGCCGTCGTCGCCAGCGCACTTGCTGCCTCAGATCGCGGCCTAGCGGATGCTGAGAATGCACGGATTCATGGGGTCGCGATCAAGACGATCCGGCGATGGCGTCGCCTGTATCAGCGCCGCGGGCTCCCTCGGGGTCAAGCTCATTCACATGTGCCGTGCCCCCGGTGCGAAGAAGCCGACCTGGATCAGCGGGCCTATGCCGAGCTCCTCGGCTGGTACCTCGGCGACGGGCACATCAGCCTCGCGCCTCGGGGCGTCTATGGCCTGCACATCGTGAATGACCAGAAGTACGTGGAGTTGAACCGGCACATCATCGAGCTGATGAAGTTGGTGAAGCCAGGAGGACAACCGCACACCCGCCTCCGACCGGGTGCCGTCATCACTACGGTGAGTTGGAAACACTGGCCCTGCCTGTTTCCGCAACACGGTCCAGGACGCAAGCATGACCGACTCATCGAGCTCGACCAATGGCAGAAGGACATCGTGTCGGCACACCCGGCCGACTTCGTTCGCGGACTGTTCCACTCCGATGGGGCGCGCTCAGCCAACTGGACTCGGAAGTTGGTCGCCGGAGAAATGAAGCGCTACGACTATCCACGCTGGCAGTTCAGCAACAACTCCGACGACATTCGCGCTCTCTGCTGCTGGGCGCTGGACCTGCTCGACATCCCTTGGAAGCAGTCCAGCTGGAAGACCATCTCCGTCTCGCGCCGACCGGCTGTTGCTCGACTCGACCGCCTGATCGGCCTCAAGGCCTAA
- a CDS encoding ANTAR domain-containing response regulator, with protein sequence MTVSTKPRVLIAEDEALIRMDLAEMLVEEGYDVVGQAADGEQAIALAEELRPDLVVCDVKMPKLDGIAAAQRIAEQRIAPVVILTAFAQRDLVERARDAGAMAYLVKPFSRNDLVPAIEMAMSRFAELQALETEVGDLTERLETRKAVDRAKSVLQKDLGLSEPDAFRWIQKTAMDLRLSMRQVADGVLTHGPGETAS encoded by the coding sequence GTGACCGTCTCCACAAAGCCCCGTGTCCTCATCGCCGAGGACGAGGCCCTCATCCGCATGGACCTCGCCGAGATGCTCGTCGAGGAGGGGTACGACGTCGTCGGGCAGGCCGCGGATGGCGAGCAGGCGATCGCGCTGGCGGAGGAGCTCCGCCCTGACCTGGTCGTGTGTGACGTGAAGATGCCCAAGCTCGACGGCATCGCCGCGGCGCAGCGCATCGCCGAGCAGCGGATCGCGCCCGTGGTCATCCTGACCGCCTTCGCCCAGCGTGACCTGGTGGAGCGTGCGCGGGACGCGGGTGCGATGGCGTACCTCGTCAAGCCGTTCAGCCGCAACGACCTGGTGCCGGCCATCGAGATGGCGATGAGCCGGTTCGCCGAGCTGCAAGCGCTCGAGACGGAGGTCGGTGACCTCACCGAGCGCCTCGAGACCCGCAAGGCCGTGGACCGCGCCAAGAGCGTCCTGCAGAAGGACCTGGGCCTCTCCGAGCCTGACGCTTTCCGGTGGATCCAGAAGACCGCGATGGACCTTCGCCTGTCGATGCGGCAGGTCGCTGACGGCGTGCTCACCCACGGTCCGGGCGAGACCGCGAGCTGA
- a CDS encoding branched-chain amino acid ABC transporter permease: MLLVTLVAIVLALPAQALATAPVAAPGDDTAITVTLTDESNKDAEGNSTPVPGVRLVVSNDGGELGSAETDADGRAVLPVPEKGTYTVTLDEKTLPAGIVLDEDTANELTVTVRLDGPTNFALFPIGVEKADTSSFADDLSSSIVSGVKFGLIVALAALGLSLIFGATGLTNFSHGELVTLGGVATWFFDRQLGFPVIVAGVLAVLLGAGFGWAQDRALWRPLRSRGTGLIAMMIVSIGFGIFLRSIYQYFFGGSTKSLSRYTGQARHDYGIVSLADKEIVILLVAIVALAAVCVALMKTRLGKAMRAVSDNPALAASSGMRVDGVIAWAWIVGTALSALAGVLLAVNSQVNFLMGFKMLLLVFAAVTLGGLGTIWGALIGSMVIGLMVEVGPLFGVPSSIKEVGALVVLILILLVRPQGILGHRERIG, from the coding sequence TTGCTCCTGGTCACCCTCGTCGCGATCGTTCTGGCCCTTCCGGCCCAGGCGCTTGCGACGGCTCCGGTGGCCGCACCCGGCGATGACACGGCAATCACGGTCACCCTCACCGATGAGTCGAACAAGGATGCCGAGGGCAATTCGACCCCGGTTCCCGGCGTTCGACTCGTGGTGAGCAACGACGGCGGCGAACTCGGCTCAGCCGAGACCGATGCCGACGGTCGCGCAGTGCTGCCGGTCCCCGAGAAGGGCACGTACACCGTCACTCTCGACGAGAAGACGCTTCCTGCGGGGATCGTGCTCGACGAGGACACTGCCAACGAGCTGACGGTGACCGTGCGTCTCGACGGGCCGACCAACTTCGCGCTGTTCCCGATCGGCGTCGAGAAGGCCGACACCTCGAGCTTTGCCGATGACCTCAGCTCCAGCATCGTCTCGGGCGTGAAGTTCGGCCTGATCGTCGCGTTGGCCGCGCTGGGTCTGTCGCTGATCTTCGGTGCCACCGGACTCACGAACTTCTCGCACGGTGAGCTGGTGACCCTCGGCGGTGTCGCCACCTGGTTCTTCGACCGGCAGCTCGGATTCCCGGTGATCGTGGCCGGTGTGCTCGCGGTGCTGCTCGGTGCCGGATTCGGCTGGGCGCAGGACCGGGCGCTGTGGCGCCCGCTGCGCTCGCGGGGGACCGGCCTGATCGCGATGATGATCGTGTCGATCGGCTTCGGCATCTTCCTGCGGAGCATCTACCAGTACTTCTTCGGCGGCTCGACCAAGTCGCTGTCGAGGTACACCGGCCAGGCCCGCCACGACTACGGCATCGTGTCGCTGGCCGACAAGGAGATCGTCATCCTCCTGGTCGCGATCGTGGCGCTCGCTGCCGTGTGCGTGGCGCTGATGAAGACCCGGCTCGGCAAGGCGATGCGGGCCGTCTCCGACAATCCCGCCCTCGCTGCGTCATCGGGCATGCGGGTCGACGGCGTCATCGCCTGGGCCTGGATCGTCGGCACGGCGCTGTCGGCACTCGCCGGCGTGCTGCTCGCCGTCAACAGCCAGGTCAACTTCCTGATGGGCTTCAAGATGCTGCTGCTGGTCTTCGCGGCGGTGACCCTGGGCGGTCTCGGCACCATCTGGGGTGCCCTGATCGGCTCGATGGTGATCGGCCTGATGGTGGAGGTCGGTCCGCTGTTCGGAGTGCCGTCCTCGATCAAGGAAGTCGGCGCCCTCGTGGTGCTGATCCTGATCCTGCTGGTCCGGCCACAAGGCATCCTGGGTCACCGAGAGCGGATTGGTTAG
- a CDS encoding branched-chain amino acid ABC transporter permease, translating to MDIIEILRTALTQALGPNAVVFALAAIGLNIHFGYTGLLNFGQAGFMAVSAYALSVTVVTLGMPFWVGVGFALVAPVILAILLGAPTLRLRADYLAIVTIAAAEIIRLIVGSVEMKDTFGGSNGLNGYSSTFKSLNPFSGPLDLGIFRLSRDDLWSAVVGWVLVGLGCLLVWALMRSPWGRVLRSIREDEDAVRSLGKNVFAYKMQALILGGMFGGLAGLFLALKQSSVVPSDYSTNITFFAYTALLLGGAARVLGPVVGSIIFWFLLAGLGSVFGQLTEGADPILPTWLMDSTQASLVRYIVTGLALMLLMIYRPQGIFGDRREIAIDAR from the coding sequence ATGGACATCATCGAGATCCTGCGGACCGCGCTCACCCAGGCGCTGGGTCCCAACGCGGTCGTCTTCGCCCTCGCGGCGATCGGCCTCAACATCCACTTCGGCTACACCGGGTTGCTGAACTTCGGCCAGGCCGGCTTCATGGCGGTCAGCGCGTACGCGCTGTCGGTCACTGTCGTGACGCTGGGCATGCCGTTCTGGGTCGGCGTCGGCTTCGCGCTGGTCGCCCCCGTGATCCTGGCGATCCTCCTGGGTGCTCCGACGCTGAGGCTGCGAGCCGACTACCTGGCCATCGTCACCATTGCCGCGGCCGAGATCATCCGCTTGATCGTCGGCTCGGTGGAGATGAAGGACACCTTCGGTGGATCGAACGGCCTCAACGGCTACTCGAGCACCTTCAAGTCGCTGAACCCGTTCTCCGGGCCGCTCGACCTCGGGATCTTCCGGCTCAGCCGCGACGACCTCTGGTCCGCCGTGGTCGGCTGGGTGCTGGTCGGCCTTGGTTGCCTGCTGGTCTGGGCGCTCATGCGGAGCCCGTGGGGCCGGGTGCTGCGGTCGATCCGTGAGGACGAGGACGCCGTGCGGTCGCTCGGCAAGAACGTCTTCGCCTACAAGATGCAGGCGCTGATCCTCGGCGGCATGTTCGGCGGTCTGGCTGGCCTCTTCCTGGCCCTCAAGCAGTCGTCGGTCGTTCCCAGCGACTACAGCACCAACATCACGTTCTTCGCCTACACCGCGCTCCTGCTCGGTGGTGCTGCGCGGGTCCTCGGCCCGGTGGTCGGCTCGATCATCTTCTGGTTCCTGCTCGCTGGCCTCGGCTCGGTCTTCGGCCAGCTCACCGAGGGTGCGGACCCGATCCTTCCGACGTGGCTGATGGACAGCACCCAGGCCAGTCTGGTCCGTTACATCGTGACCGGCCTGGCGCTCATGCTGCTGATGATCTACCGACCCCAGGGGATCTTCGGCGACCGGAGGGAGATCGCAATCGATGCCCGCTGA
- a CDS encoding ABC transporter ATP-binding protein, protein MPADINAAVEAGDLEVAAGPIIVGNNITRRFGGLTAVDVESIEIPRGKITALIGPNGAGKTTLFNLLTGFDRPDSGEWAFNGRSLAGVPAFRVARLGMVRTFQLTKVLAKLTVIENMRLGATAQRGERLWAAPFRALWSSQEQEITARADDLLARFKLDAKREDFAGSLSGGQRKLLEMARALMVDPELIMLDEPMAGVNPALKQSLLGHVKSLRDEGRTVLFVEHDMDMVRDISDWVIVMAQGQIVAQGTPTEVMADPKVIDAYLGAHHDADLSEVEQIVEAEVLEELGQTEGEQP, encoded by the coding sequence ATGCCCGCTGACATCAACGCCGCAGTCGAGGCCGGTGACCTCGAGGTCGCCGCCGGCCCGATCATCGTCGGCAACAACATCACGCGCCGGTTCGGCGGCCTCACCGCCGTCGACGTCGAGAGCATCGAGATCCCGCGCGGCAAGATCACCGCACTGATCGGCCCCAACGGCGCCGGCAAGACAACGCTGTTCAACCTGCTCACCGGGTTCGACCGTCCCGACAGTGGAGAGTGGGCGTTCAACGGACGCTCGCTGGCCGGCGTACCTGCGTTCCGGGTGGCGCGCCTCGGCATGGTCCGGACGTTCCAGCTCACCAAGGTGCTGGCCAAGCTCACCGTCATCGAGAACATGCGACTGGGAGCCACCGCGCAGCGCGGCGAGCGACTCTGGGCCGCTCCGTTCCGGGCGCTGTGGAGCAGCCAGGAGCAGGAGATCACGGCCCGCGCGGACGACCTGCTGGCCCGCTTCAAGCTCGACGCCAAGCGCGAGGACTTCGCTGGATCGCTCTCGGGTGGTCAGCGCAAGCTTCTCGAGATGGCCCGAGCGTTGATGGTGGACCCAGAGCTGATCATGCTCGACGAGCCGATGGCCGGAGTCAACCCGGCCCTCAAGCAGTCACTCCTCGGCCACGTGAAGTCGCTGCGCGACGAGGGCCGCACCGTGCTCTTCGTCGAGCACGACATGGACATGGTCCGCGACATCTCCGACTGGGTGATCGTCATGGCCCAGGGCCAGATCGTCGCCCAGGGCACGCCCACCGAGGTCATGGCGGACCCGAAGGTGATCGACGCCTACCTGGGCGCCCACCACGACGCCGACCTCAGCGAGGTCGAGCAGATCGTCGAGG